In Chitinophaga oryzae, the sequence CAGTTCAACAAGCGTTATTGCGATATGTTGCAGATGCTGCACCTTACCACCAACGGCAAGCGGGAAAAACTGAAGGATGCGGTACTGATGATGTATGAGCTTAAATACCTCGCACAGGGACTGATGAACGTGCCCATGGGCAATGGTTTATACGCAGCGCCCAGTTTTGAGTATGTAGAATAATGGTTCAGTAAGCGTAACATCCATAACCACGACCGGGTTTACCGGTTGCAGGGAACCGTAAGAGGTTCCCTTTTTTTATCTTGTAGGCACCCGGGCCGTTTGCCAGTCCGAGGATATTTCAATTTATAGTATTACTTTGCCGGCTGGAATTTTTTACGGACCTATATGGAATACCAACCAGGATTACACCTGTTAGCGACATTGTATACCCAAAGAACTGATTTGTTATTGGAGAGCAGCCATTGGCGCACGTTTATCGATGCCCAGATCAAACGCCACGAACTTACGGAGGTAGGTAATACGGTACATGACTTCCCCACCGGCGGCTATACGGCGGTCCACTGCCTGACAGAATC encodes:
- a CDS encoding S-adenosylmethionine decarboxylase family protein, which codes for MEYQPGLHLLATLYTQRTDLLLESSHWRTFIDAQIKRHELTEVGNTVHDFPTGGYTAVHCLTESHISVHTWPEYGLCTCDVFLSNFRRNNDTITAAIMEALQRFFMADRQESHCIRR